In a genomic window of Alistipes sp. ZOR0009:
- a CDS encoding (2Fe-2S) ferredoxin domain-containing protein: MTKVKSLADLKQMKADLEAKVNLREKAETMEDHVQVKVAMATCGIASGAKVVMDHLIEEFDKRGISAVVTQTGCMGYCYAEPTIEVTLPGQEPVVFGYVDNKKADEIIEKYIKNGELVDGIIPVNYQSIK, encoded by the coding sequence ATGACAAAAGTTAAATCTTTGGCTGATCTGAAACAGATGAAAGCCGACCTAGAGGCTAAGGTAAACCTTAGAGAAAAGGCAGAAACAATGGAAGATCATGTGCAGGTTAAGGTTGCCATGGCAACTTGTGGCATTGCTTCTGGCGCAAAAGTAGTAATGGACCACCTTATAGAGGAGTTCGACAAACGGGGCATCTCTGCAGTTGTTACGCAAACGGGTTGCATGGGGTACTGCTATGCAGAACCAACCATCGAGGTAACCCTTCCTGGGCAAGAACCTGTTGTTTTCGGTTACGTAGACAATAAAAAGGCTGACGAGATCATCGAAAAGTACATCAAGAATGGCGAGCTAGTGGATGGAATCATTCCAGTAAACTACCAATCTATTAAATAG
- a CDS encoding ATP-binding protein, whose translation MKDLSLHILDIVQNSTRAQASLVEIGVEENTETNLISIFIKDNGTGMPPEMVEQVSDPFVTSRTTRKVGMGIPLFKQSAEQSGGHLNIFSELGVGTTLVVTFKLDNIDTPPLGDLSGVIAMTVSGNPNIDFIFSYKYNNLLYEFDTREIKQILGNTPITEPKIAAFLRDMIKENVEEIKSKSTL comes from the coding sequence ATGAAAGACCTATCACTCCATATACTAGATATTGTACAAAATTCGACCAGAGCACAAGCCTCGTTGGTTGAAATCGGGGTAGAAGAAAATACCGAAACGAATCTAATTTCCATTTTTATTAAGGACAATGGAACAGGAATGCCTCCTGAGATGGTAGAACAAGTTAGCGATCCTTTTGTGACATCGCGAACAACCAGAAAGGTAGGTATGGGTATACCATTATTCAAACAAAGCGCAGAGCAAAGTGGAGGACACCTCAACATATTCTCTGAGCTGGGTGTTGGAACAACCCTCGTTGTCACATTCAAACTTGACAACATAGATACGCCTCCACTTGGAGACCTTTCAGGCGTTATTGCCATGACTGTATCAGGAAATCCCAACATCGACTTTATATTCTCCTACAAGTACAATAATTTGCTTTACGAATTTGACACTCGAGAAATAAAACAGATACTAGGAAACACTCCTATAACGGAACCCAAAATAGCAGCCTTTTTACGGGATATGATAAAAGAAAACGTCGAAGAAATAAAGAGCAAAAGCACCCTTTGA
- a CDS encoding PHP domain-containing protein: protein MIAYKADLHIHTVISPCGDLEMSPCNIVAKAKEKGLSIIGIADHNCTKHGPLISSLAAKEDIYVLMGAEVTTKEEAHCLCFFPNGETLSIFQSFLDEKLPPLPLDTKHFGFQVVVNEQEEIVEELPYLLITAIDASIEQVEQKVHELDGLFIPAHINKNKFSVISQLGFIPFDLNYDALEISPHTTKPKFCLTLPLLEQKTFIQCSDAHLIDGIGCAYTNFYIENKSFDEIKMALHNQQGRYVEIP from the coding sequence ATGATTGCGTACAAAGCGGACCTACATATCCATACGGTCATATCGCCCTGCGGCGATTTGGAAATGAGCCCATGCAACATAGTTGCAAAAGCGAAGGAAAAAGGGCTCAGCATCATTGGTATTGCCGATCACAATTGTACCAAGCACGGTCCTCTAATAAGTAGCTTAGCCGCCAAAGAGGATATATACGTTTTAATGGGAGCAGAAGTCACCACCAAAGAGGAGGCCCATTGCCTCTGCTTTTTCCCTAACGGGGAAACTCTTTCCATCTTCCAGTCTTTTCTTGACGAAAAACTTCCTCCACTACCTCTCGACACCAAACATTTTGGCTTTCAAGTTGTGGTTAACGAGCAGGAAGAAATAGTAGAAGAACTCCCCTACCTGCTTATAACGGCAATAGATGCCAGCATTGAGCAAGTAGAGCAAAAAGTACATGAGCTTGATGGACTCTTTATTCCAGCGCACATAAACAAAAATAAGTTTAGCGTGATATCCCAACTCGGATTCATTCCCTTCGATCTAAACTACGATGCGCTAGAAATATCCCCCCATACAACCAAGCCTAAATTCTGCTTAACGCTCCCATTACTCGAGCAAAAAACATTTATTCAATGCTCCGATGCTCACCTCATCGATGGTATCGGATGCGCATATACAAACTTTTACATCGAAAATAAATCTTTCGATGAAATAAAAATGGCCTTGCACAACCAGCAAGGCCGATACGTTGAAATACCATGA
- a CDS encoding DRTGG domain-containing protein, giving the protein MNVAKITEALHLKVCSGEAGLQNEVIGGYASDLLSDVMGNAQAGNIWVTLQTHKNVMAIASLKDISAVVLVKGLQPDTDTLVQSNEEGIPVLSTDQDAFTIIGKLYELLKE; this is encoded by the coding sequence ATGAACGTGGCGAAAATTACTGAGGCACTCCACCTAAAAGTATGTTCAGGAGAGGCGGGTCTTCAGAACGAAGTTATTGGAGGTTACGCATCGGACCTGCTAAGTGATGTAATGGGCAACGCACAAGCAGGAAACATTTGGGTAACCCTACAAACACACAAAAATGTAATGGCAATTGCCAGCTTAAAAGATATCTCGGCAGTTGTATTGGTAAAAGGGCTGCAACCCGACACGGATACCCTTGTCCAAAGCAACGAAGAGGGAATCCCTGTTCTTAGTACGGATCAAGATGCATTTACCATCATAGGAAAGCTTTACGAACTTTTAAAGGAGTAA